A single window of Sphingobacterium sp. ML3W DNA harbors:
- a CDS encoding PD-(D/E)XK nuclease family protein — protein MNPFLKDVAIDLKNRFGEDLHETAIIFNNKRPITYLKQHLAAVYGQAIWSPQFFTIQEFFRLSTNLSEATPIAQFFILYHLHNDLLAKEGHEAETLEEFYPIAETILSDFSQIDYDLVDIDEIFMELFDNTQIDLQFQHFTSEQQDFIRQFWQSFSIAGHSAVQERFLKLWRRLPLLYRAFKEELIANKMTNMPTIYRDIVDGKAKKQEFYKQYKKIIFVGFNALSKVEATLFKKWQEQGLALFYFDADAYYLEDKQQEAGLFIRRNIFQTALANALGERPNVIGNRESEVNLYSATGNVSQTKLLHEILENNEKEGKSSAILLADESLLVSLLQSLPNVKPNITTGFPLTQSPIYGIIELWMEVQHLITHQKKTKIPYTLIETFFNHPLTNVSKEEKLAIQKLITEKQLFEVDIKELSFKSSSLAHFFHPITRIEETIVLLIHIIDNLLANLAQEDRIKQIDSNLLIEVRKTLNQLNLGLESLQPLSLPFQLGLISKAIANINSAIEGNPLEGLQIMGLLESRCLNFDHVYVLGANEGILPKTSSSPTFIPNSLRQAYRLPILENQDALSAYLFYRHFQYSEEIHLLYNGIVSDSSSGEESRFIKQLEFESNFKFLKHNQQQNITFLPDQEELIIEKKGKVWDKLRLDYIDNKKKISASALTTYLQSPLQFFLKYVAEIKEPPSISQEFEMNNLGTVIHNVMEKVYLPFKGAEQFVPIRELEKSLAKVDTLIISEIIELYQLEGTGLSTLNSLQRIMHKIASEYIRLLIQHDINHFIGIKIIELENDQDYVINFPIEIQGKEENVSIYGIIDRIDEVLLKDKTIKTRIVDYKTGADEVNFKSLDKVFIKNTENKALVQTLFYTYVYEQVTGRIGIEPNLYVVRKMREEGTLFYAKSEILETEYLVEVKKEFITFLKTTLEEIFNPDVPFKHDPKAKIYDSDPYILFYKNAINEDDEE, from the coding sequence ATGAATCCATTTTTAAAAGACGTCGCTATCGATTTAAAAAATCGTTTTGGAGAAGATTTACATGAAACTGCTATTATATTCAACAATAAAAGGCCTATAACCTATCTGAAACAACATCTAGCAGCTGTGTATGGGCAGGCAATTTGGTCGCCTCAATTCTTCACCATTCAAGAATTTTTTCGACTGTCTACCAATTTATCGGAAGCAACTCCTATTGCGCAGTTTTTCATACTATACCATTTACATAATGACTTATTGGCAAAGGAAGGGCACGAAGCAGAAACGCTAGAAGAATTTTACCCCATCGCAGAAACTATATTAAGTGATTTCTCACAGATTGACTACGACCTCGTTGACATAGACGAAATCTTTATGGAATTGTTTGATAACACACAAATTGATTTACAATTCCAACATTTCACGTCCGAACAACAGGATTTTATCCGTCAATTTTGGCAATCTTTTTCTATAGCGGGCCATTCTGCCGTACAAGAACGCTTTCTAAAACTATGGCGTCGCCTTCCCCTCTTATATCGTGCTTTTAAGGAAGAATTAATAGCAAATAAAATGACAAATATGCCGACCATCTATCGCGATATCGTTGATGGAAAGGCAAAGAAGCAAGAATTCTACAAACAGTATAAAAAAATCATCTTTGTCGGTTTTAACGCTCTGAGCAAAGTAGAAGCTACATTATTTAAAAAATGGCAAGAACAAGGCTTGGCACTTTTCTATTTTGATGCTGACGCCTATTATTTGGAAGATAAACAGCAGGAGGCAGGTCTGTTTATTCGTCGCAATATCTTTCAAACGGCTTTAGCAAATGCATTGGGAGAGCGTCCAAATGTAATCGGGAATCGAGAATCGGAAGTGAACCTCTACTCTGCGACAGGCAATGTATCACAAACAAAACTTCTACATGAGATTTTAGAAAATAATGAAAAAGAGGGTAAATCTTCTGCTATCCTACTAGCCGATGAATCTTTATTAGTTTCTTTATTACAAAGTCTCCCTAATGTAAAACCTAATATTACAACTGGCTTTCCTCTGACACAGTCACCCATTTATGGTATTATCGAATTGTGGATGGAAGTGCAGCACCTCATCACCCATCAGAAAAAAACAAAAATTCCTTATACGTTGATTGAAACATTTTTCAATCATCCCTTGACCAACGTTTCGAAGGAGGAGAAACTGGCTATTCAAAAATTAATAACAGAAAAGCAACTTTTTGAAGTGGATATCAAAGAGCTTTCCTTTAAAAGTTCTAGTCTAGCGCACTTCTTTCATCCCATCACGCGAATTGAGGAGACCATTGTCCTATTGATTCATATCATTGACAATCTATTGGCAAATCTGGCCCAAGAGGACAGGATAAAACAGATTGACAGCAACTTGTTGATTGAAGTGAGAAAGACCTTAAATCAACTTAATTTAGGCTTAGAATCCCTACAGCCACTCAGCTTGCCATTTCAACTAGGTCTAATCAGTAAGGCGATTGCCAATATCAATTCGGCTATCGAGGGTAATCCCCTCGAGGGGCTTCAGATTATGGGTCTCTTAGAAAGTCGTTGTCTGAATTTTGACCATGTCTATGTATTAGGTGCAAATGAAGGTATTTTACCCAAAACATCAAGTTCCCCGACGTTCATCCCAAATTCACTAAGACAGGCCTATAGACTTCCAATTCTAGAAAATCAAGATGCCCTTTCAGCCTACTTATTCTACCGACACTTCCAATACAGTGAAGAAATTCACCTCCTTTACAATGGCATCGTTAGCGACAGTTCCTCTGGTGAAGAAAGCCGTTTTATCAAACAACTGGAGTTTGAAAGTAATTTCAAATTTTTAAAACACAACCAACAACAGAATATCACATTTTTGCCCGATCAAGAAGAATTGATAATCGAAAAAAAGGGAAAAGTTTGGGATAAATTACGATTGGACTACATCGATAATAAGAAGAAAATTTCAGCTTCAGCACTTACAACCTATTTACAATCTCCATTACAATTCTTTTTGAAATACGTGGCAGAGATCAAAGAACCGCCAAGTATCTCCCAAGAGTTTGAGATGAATAATTTAGGGACGGTCATCCACAACGTGATGGAAAAGGTATATTTACCATTCAAGGGTGCAGAACAATTTGTACCGATTCGGGAATTGGAAAAGTCATTAGCAAAAGTAGATACCTTGATTATCTCCGAAATTATCGAATTGTATCAACTGGAAGGAACAGGACTAAGTACATTAAATAGTCTACAGCGCATCATGCACAAAATTGCTTCCGAGTATATCAGGTTACTAATTCAACACGATATCAATCACTTTATAGGCATCAAAATTATAGAATTGGAAAATGACCAGGATTATGTCATCAACTTCCCGATTGAAATACAAGGAAAAGAAGAAAATGTGAGCATTTATGGTATTATTGATCGAATAGATGAAGTACTATTAAAAGATAAGACAATCAAAACACGTATTGTTGATTACAAAACGGGAGCGGACGAAGTTAATTTTAAATCTTTGGATAAGGTATTTATCAAAAACACGGAAAACAAAGCCCTAGTTCAAACATTATTTTACACCTATGTATATGAACAAGTAACAGGTAGAATAGGGATAGAACCTAATCTCTATGTCGTTAGAAAAATGCGAGAAGAAGGCACTTTATTTTATGCAAAATCAGAAATTCTGGAAACGGAATACTTGGTTGAAGTAAAAAAAGAATTTATTACATTCTTAAAAACCACACTGGAAGAAATATTCAACCCTGACGTTCCTTTTAAACATGATCCAAAGGCAAAGATATACGATTCGGATCCTTATATCCTATTTTATAAAAATGCAATAAACGAAGACGACGAAGAGTAA
- a CDS encoding cupin-like domain-containing protein, whose product MKLKPVDSISGIAPKEFVKDYLKKGQPVIIKDFISKDSACWHKWSYDYFKEIAGQEQVDVYGREEESQNHAASPPVGKMTLAEYLDKISAEPTELRLFLFNLLKIRPELKKDIIYNDVTGGKVIQWLPYLFFGGEGSATRNHFDIDMSHVFISQFQGSKRIWLFPNDQSDLLYKLPYNFHSIANPKNSTEVDYPGLKFIEGYEAVINPGDTLYMPAGWWHYIQYDTEGYSISVRALANTFSEKLLGARNLFITRYFDDAMRRVFKKKWLDFKIEMAKKRAQKAIRKRN is encoded by the coding sequence GTGAAATTAAAACCAGTTGATAGTATCTCAGGAATAGCTCCAAAAGAATTTGTAAAAGATTACTTAAAAAAAGGTCAGCCTGTAATTATTAAAGACTTTATAAGTAAGGATAGTGCATGTTGGCATAAATGGAGTTACGATTATTTTAAGGAAATTGCAGGGCAAGAGCAAGTGGATGTGTATGGCCGGGAAGAGGAATCTCAAAACCATGCAGCTAGTCCTCCTGTTGGTAAAATGACATTGGCAGAATATCTCGATAAAATAAGTGCCGAACCTACTGAATTACGCTTGTTTCTTTTTAATCTTTTAAAGATTAGACCAGAGCTCAAAAAGGATATCATTTATAATGATGTAACTGGAGGTAAAGTGATTCAATGGTTGCCTTATTTATTTTTTGGAGGTGAGGGGTCAGCAACACGAAATCACTTTGATATTGATATGTCGCATGTATTTATATCACAGTTTCAGGGGTCTAAGCGGATTTGGTTATTTCCGAATGATCAATCTGATTTATTGTATAAATTACCCTATAATTTTCACAGCATAGCCAATCCTAAAAATAGTACCGAAGTAGATTACCCTGGGTTGAAGTTTATAGAAGGTTATGAGGCTGTAATAAACCCTGGAGACACTTTATATATGCCTGCAGGTTGGTGGCATTATATCCAATATGATACGGAAGGTTATTCTATTTCAGTTCGTGCACTAGCAAATACGTTCTCTGAAAAACTATTGGGTGCACGTAATCTTTTTATAACGCGTTATTTTGATGATGCTATGCGTAGAGTTTTTAAAAAGAAATGGCTCGATTTTAAGATTGAGATGGCGAAAAAAAGAGCGCAAAAAGCAATTAGAAAAAGAAATTAG
- a CDS encoding uroporphyrinogen-III synthase — protein MQTSDVERTKKVKSILVTLPKPENDKSPYAALAQKYNLKLDFRGFIHVEGVPARDVRKDKVNLADFTAVIFTSRNAVDHFFRVCEEMRFEVSSEMKYFCISETIALYLQKYIQYRKRKIFFGKQTAKDLEDVLKKHKDENFLFPCSDVANEETSNWLKDNGYKFAPAVLFKTVVSDLSDLKDVFYDIIVFFSPSSVQSLYENFPDFNQNQTRIAAFGTSTQQALLEHGLVLDIPAPTPKAPSMTMAVEEYIKIVNK, from the coding sequence ATGCAAACTTCCGACGTAGAAAGAACGAAAAAGGTAAAGAGTATATTGGTAACCTTGCCAAAACCTGAAAATGATAAGTCTCCATATGCTGCATTAGCGCAGAAATATAATTTGAAACTTGATTTTAGAGGTTTCATCCACGTAGAGGGTGTTCCAGCCCGTGATGTTAGAAAAGATAAAGTTAATCTTGCTGATTTTACGGCTGTAATTTTTACAAGCAGAAATGCTGTAGATCATTTCTTTAGAGTTTGTGAAGAAATGCGATTTGAGGTCTCATCTGAAATGAAATATTTTTGTATCTCAGAGACTATCGCTTTATATCTTCAAAAGTATATTCAATATCGTAAGCGAAAAATTTTCTTTGGAAAACAGACGGCTAAAGATTTGGAAGATGTGCTTAAAAAACATAAGGATGAGAATTTTTTGTTTCCTTGTTCAGATGTAGCGAATGAAGAGACTAGTAATTGGTTAAAAGATAATGGTTATAAATTTGCACCTGCAGTTCTATTCAAGACTGTGGTTAGTGATTTGTCAGATCTGAAAGACGTTTTCTATGATATCATTGTTTTCTTTAGCCCTTCTAGCGTTCAGTCTTTATATGAAAATTTCCCTGATTTTAATCAAAATCAAACTCGGATTGCTGCGTTTGGAACAAGTACCCAACAAGCTTTGTTGGAACATGGTTTAGTTTTAGACATTCCTGCGCCTACACCAAAAGCTCCGAGTATGACCATGGCAGTTGAAGAATATATTAAGATAGTCAATAAATAG
- a CDS encoding DUF4271 domain-containing protein translates to MSFAHHAKGQDLIDSIGVISKDSITVLDTLALSVVPKGQELLHPSLAKPHRILDVVGDEIILHNLNSYAVTQYFLENDLTERDKVHVGIVKYERKRWVLFTSLFLFLAFAIVRFFFSSDVKLIVSAYFNERIIVQVSKEDTILTSWPFIFLYLLFSLALSLFVCIFYAYILQRFDFLSFTNYLKVSAIIAIIFALKIGFIRFIAFVFEIQRLVKEYVTILYLIYFNSLLFLLPIVLVVSLVSIDYLPYIFTFTVFIGVLLFSYRFLRTALNVVTQQQFSVFYLILYLCCLEIAPILILVRLLS, encoded by the coding sequence ATGTCGTTTGCACATCATGCAAAAGGCCAAGATTTGATTGATTCGATAGGCGTCATTTCTAAGGACTCTATTACGGTCTTAGATACTTTAGCACTATCTGTGGTCCCCAAAGGTCAAGAGCTGTTACATCCCTCCCTAGCTAAGCCACATCGGATCTTGGATGTCGTGGGAGACGAAATTATACTTCATAACTTGAATTCCTATGCGGTCACGCAATATTTTTTAGAGAATGACTTAACAGAGAGGGATAAAGTACATGTTGGTATAGTGAAGTATGAGCGAAAACGGTGGGTGCTATTTACTAGTTTATTTCTTTTCCTCGCATTTGCGATTGTCCGGTTTTTCTTTTCTTCTGACGTAAAATTAATTGTTTCGGCCTATTTCAATGAACGTATTATTGTGCAGGTGAGTAAAGAGGATACCATATTAACGTCTTGGCCATTTATATTCCTCTATTTACTTTTTTCTTTAGCGCTCAGTCTTTTCGTCTGTATATTCTACGCTTATATCTTACAACGCTTTGACTTTTTGTCATTTACCAATTACTTAAAAGTCTCAGCAATAATTGCAATTATATTTGCTTTGAAAATAGGATTTATCCGATTTATTGCATTTGTGTTCGAAATACAGCGATTAGTGAAGGAATATGTTACAATCTTATATTTAATTTACTTTAATTCATTGTTATTTTTACTTCCTATTGTTCTTGTAGTAAGTTTGGTTTCGATAGATTATCTACCTTATATCTTCACTTTTACCGTATTTATAGGTGTATTACTGTTTTCCTATCGATTTCTTAGAACAGCTTTGAATGTTGTTACACAACAGCAGTTTTCAGTTTTTTATTTAATTTTGTATCTTTGCTGCCTAGAAATAGCACCGATTTTAATTTTAGTGCGACTACTAAGCTAA
- a CDS encoding DNA-3-methyladenine glycosylase I yields the protein MSTTRCLWCGNDPIYVEYHDLEWGKQVKDDKTLFEFLILESAQAGLSWITILKRREQYRLAFADFDVQAVAKFTAEDVAHILTNTTVVRHRRKIETTITNAQIFIQIQEEFGSFYQYLYRFMPNQQPIENNIITQKDAAIISLESDLIAKDLKKRGIKFFGSTICYAYMQAVGMVNDHLNSCTFRN from the coding sequence ATGTCGACAACAAGATGCTTATGGTGCGGGAATGATCCGATATATGTGGAATATCATGATTTAGAATGGGGTAAACAGGTAAAAGATGATAAAACTCTTTTTGAATTCCTTATTTTGGAATCCGCACAAGCTGGATTAAGTTGGATTACCATATTAAAAAGAAGAGAACAATACCGGTTAGCTTTCGCAGATTTTGATGTGCAGGCTGTCGCTAAATTCACCGCAGAAGACGTTGCGCATATCTTAACAAATACTACCGTTGTTCGTCATCGAAGGAAGATTGAGACTACTATAACGAATGCACAGATTTTCATCCAGATTCAGGAAGAATTTGGCAGCTTCTACCAATACCTATATCGTTTTATGCCCAATCAACAGCCAATCGAAAACAATATCATAACTCAAAAAGATGCTGCTATAATATCTTTAGAGTCCGATTTAATTGCTAAAGATTTAAAGAAGAGAGGAATAAAATTCTTTGGTTCCACGATTTGTTATGCCTATATGCAGGCCGTAGGAATGGTCAATGACCACCTCAACAGCTGTACCTTCCGGAATTAA
- the hpt gene encoding hypoxanthine phosphoribosyltransferase codes for MKRVQIDNLHFELMIDENQIQKRIRLIGVDINHRYEKKNPVFIGVLNGCFMFMSDLLKQVVIPCEMSFIKLASYQGTNQGEVNELIGLGIDLEGRDVIIVEDIVDSGKSLNYTIEVIEKQLPASVVVCTLLLKPECLQYDFENIQYVGFEIEKEFVVGYGMDYNGLGRNISDIYKNVPF; via the coding sequence ATGAAACGAGTACAGATTGATAACTTACATTTTGAATTGATGATTGATGAAAATCAGATTCAAAAACGTATACGTTTGATTGGAGTTGATATCAATCATCGTTATGAGAAGAAGAATCCTGTGTTTATTGGGGTTTTAAATGGCTGCTTCATGTTTATGAGCGACCTGTTAAAACAGGTCGTTATTCCGTGTGAGATGTCATTTATAAAGTTGGCCTCCTATCAGGGTACCAACCAGGGAGAGGTAAATGAGCTCATTGGATTGGGTATAGATCTCGAAGGAAGGGATGTTATTATTGTTGAAGACATTGTCGATTCTGGAAAATCGTTAAACTATACAATTGAAGTTATAGAGAAACAGTTACCTGCAAGTGTAGTCGTCTGTACCTTATTATTAAAGCCTGAATGTTTACAATATGATTTTGAAAACATTCAGTATGTTGGTTTTGAAATTGAAAAGGAATTCGTGGTAGGTTATGGTATGGATTATAATGGCCTTGGTAGAAATATTTCGGACATTTATAAAAATGTTCCTTTTTAA
- a CDS encoding transglycosylase domain-containing protein, translating to MFNNLSPLLRSKKMRILYIILGVVLIFMVGVGVFAYQKRDGLLLSAIGKAKEKLAAKYNLDLKIQYYAFKGLSSVQFQNIILQPKGGEQLAHIQDLTVSVRILPLFFGDIKLGRVLMDNSAVTLIKKDSTSNYDFLFKKNNPDSTTNKKAETNFADLADRMLKSVFYKIPKDMDMKNFEISYQDDSTSQRILIPEAEISGGDLKTKFLLNEHEAVWNLEGIVNPDDKELYLRLFSDIKDIELPLLRRKFGLKASFDAISFRLNKVDRKNKELLSLSGEWGFENLKLNHWRISDKDVLFPEGLMSGTLNIGKTSFEIDKESKVKVKDFEFSPYVKYVHKPEQLLELAIHTDRIEAQKFFDAIPQGLFHSLEGIRVSGHMQYDLNFALNFKKPDDIVFTSKMEDQDLKVEQWGNANIAELNKPFTYIAYEDGKPMRTIVLGTQNKDFTPLDQISRYMQISLINTEDPFFFAHNGFQEEAFRLSIATNLKEKKFKRGASTISMQLVKNVFLNRNKTVVRKVEEIIVVWLMESSKQVSKKRLYEVYLNVIEWGKNVYGITEAARYYFGKKPADLNLGESIFLSSIVPRPKTGLYSFDWTGHLKPNMMRYFNTYGSIMVKTGQIGVDSTVSNYGFYQVELVPHLRSARPAFVDTTNSDVLDIEDRDDEFLNINETTEDHKRSVFDKLLGRNKEEEGK from the coding sequence ATGTTCAACAATCTTAGCCCCCTACTTCGCTCTAAGAAAATGCGAATCCTATATATCATATTAGGAGTTGTTCTTATTTTTATGGTTGGAGTTGGAGTATTTGCCTATCAAAAAAGAGATGGTTTGTTGCTATCTGCTATTGGTAAAGCAAAGGAAAAACTTGCGGCTAAGTACAACTTAGACCTTAAGATACAATACTATGCATTTAAGGGCCTATCTTCGGTGCAATTTCAGAATATTATCTTACAACCCAAGGGAGGTGAGCAACTTGCTCATATTCAGGATTTGACAGTCTCTGTCCGTATACTGCCTTTGTTTTTTGGTGATATTAAATTGGGCCGGGTACTCATGGATAATAGTGCTGTTACATTGATTAAAAAAGACTCAACGAGTAATTACGATTTCCTTTTCAAGAAGAACAACCCCGATAGTACAACGAATAAGAAAGCAGAAACCAATTTTGCAGATTTGGCTGACCGTATGCTGAAAAGTGTCTTTTATAAGATTCCAAAGGATATGGATATGAAAAATTTTGAAATATCCTATCAAGATGATAGCACATCGCAACGTATATTGATTCCTGAAGCAGAAATTTCTGGTGGAGATTTGAAGACTAAATTTTTACTCAATGAGCACGAAGCGGTTTGGAATTTAGAGGGTATTGTCAATCCAGATGATAAAGAACTTTATCTCCGTTTGTTTTCTGATATCAAGGATATTGAACTGCCGTTATTGCGACGAAAATTCGGATTAAAAGCTAGTTTTGACGCGATATCATTTCGTTTAAATAAAGTCGATAGGAAGAATAAAGAATTATTATCGCTGTCTGGCGAATGGGGCTTTGAGAATCTGAAACTTAATCACTGGCGTATTTCAGATAAGGACGTTCTATTCCCTGAGGGATTAATGAGTGGAACGCTAAATATCGGGAAGACCTCTTTTGAAATTGATAAGGAAAGTAAGGTCAAAGTCAAGGATTTTGAATTTAGTCCATATGTGAAATATGTTCACAAACCAGAACAGCTGCTAGAACTTGCTATTCATACGGATCGTATTGAAGCCCAAAAGTTTTTTGATGCTATTCCGCAGGGGTTATTTCATTCTTTGGAAGGAATACGTGTTTCGGGACATATGCAATATGATTTAAATTTTGCATTGAATTTTAAGAAACCAGACGATATCGTATTTACTTCGAAAATGGAAGATCAAGACTTGAAAGTCGAACAATGGGGGAATGCGAATATCGCGGAATTGAATAAACCATTTACTTATATCGCCTATGAAGATGGAAAACCCATGCGTACAATTGTATTGGGGACTCAAAATAAAGACTTTACCCCATTAGATCAGATTTCAAGATATATGCAGATTTCTTTGATAAACACAGAGGACCCTTTCTTTTTTGCTCATAATGGTTTTCAGGAGGAGGCTTTTCGATTATCCATAGCGACAAATCTAAAGGAGAAGAAGTTTAAGCGTGGAGCAAGCACGATATCAATGCAATTGGTGAAAAATGTGTTTTTGAATCGAAATAAAACGGTGGTTCGAAAAGTAGAAGAGATTATTGTAGTTTGGTTAATGGAGTCTTCTAAGCAAGTTAGTAAGAAGCGACTCTACGAGGTGTATTTGAATGTGATTGAGTGGGGAAAGAATGTGTATGGAATAACTGAGGCTGCGCGATACTATTTTGGCAAAAAGCCAGCAGATTTAAATTTGGGAGAGAGTATTTTTCTATCCAGTATTGTTCCTAGACCTAAAACCGGATTGTACTCCTTTGACTGGACGGGGCATCTCAAACCTAATATGATGCGCTATTTTAATACTTATGGTAGTATTATGGTGAAAACAGGACAGATAGGAGTTGATTCAACTGTATCGAATTACGGTTTTTATCAAGTTGAATTAGTACCTCATCTTCGATCTGCAAGACCAGCATTTGTCGATACAACGAACTCAGATGTATTGGATATAGAAGATAGGGATGATGAGTTTTTAAATATAAATGAAACAACGGAGGACCATAAACGTTCTGTCTTTGATAAATTATTGGGACGAAATAAAGAAGAAGAGGGTAAGTAA
- a CDS encoding Mrp/NBP35 family ATP-binding protein: MITKEQVLEALSYVEEPDLKKDLVTLNMIQNIVIEDQKLSFEVVLTTPACPLKDHIEHACRNAIAHFIDKNITVEVHMTSNVLGKEGNQLSGIKNIILVSSGKGGVGKSTVAANLALSLHAKGAKTGLLDADIYGPSLPIMFGLEGEKPQSVQHEDGTVKIQPIEKFGIKLLSIGFFTDPNQPIPWRGPMATSAIKQLLNDTDWGDLDYLIIDMPPGTGDIHITVAQNFPIAGAVIVTTPQQVALADAIKGIGMFLMDSINIPLLGVIENMAYFTPAELPDNKYYIFGKGGGSRLAEEYKMPFLGEIPLLKGISDAGDNGFPIAIDAEDPTTKAFIAIAEKVAQQLSIIQATSN, from the coding sequence ATGATAACCAAAGAACAAGTACTAGAAGCTTTATCATATGTCGAAGAACCAGATCTAAAAAAAGATTTGGTGACGCTCAATATGATCCAAAATATTGTGATTGAAGATCAAAAACTATCCTTCGAAGTAGTTTTAACCACACCAGCATGTCCACTTAAAGACCATATTGAACATGCATGTCGCAATGCTATTGCACATTTCATTGACAAAAACATTACGGTCGAGGTCCATATGACCTCAAATGTATTAGGCAAAGAAGGAAATCAATTATCAGGAATTAAAAATATCATTCTCGTTTCTTCCGGAAAAGGAGGTGTAGGAAAATCTACTGTTGCCGCTAATTTAGCCTTATCATTACATGCAAAAGGAGCGAAAACTGGACTTTTAGATGCTGACATCTATGGACCTTCTCTTCCTATCATGTTTGGTCTTGAAGGAGAAAAACCTCAGTCAGTTCAACATGAGGATGGTACGGTTAAAATACAACCGATAGAAAAGTTTGGGATAAAGTTATTATCAATTGGTTTTTTCACTGATCCAAACCAACCTATTCCATGGAGGGGCCCAATGGCCACTTCTGCAATCAAACAATTATTGAATGATACAGACTGGGGAGATTTAGATTATTTAATCATCGACATGCCTCCTGGAACGGGTGATATACACATTACTGTTGCCCAAAACTTCCCAATCGCAGGAGCAGTTATTGTTACAACTCCGCAACAAGTTGCCTTAGCAGATGCGATTAAAGGAATTGGGATGTTTTTGATGGATTCAATTAATATTCCGCTGTTGGGTGTTATAGAAAATATGGCGTATTTCACACCTGCTGAGTTACCGGATAATAAATATTATATATTTGGTAAAGGTGGGGGTAGCAGATTAGCAGAAGAATATAAAATGCCATTTTTAGGTGAAATTCCCCTACTAAAAGGTATATCAGACGCAGGAGATAACGGTTTTCCAATTGCTATAGATGCAGAAGACCCAACTACAAAAGCATTTATTGCTATCGCTGAAAAAGTGGCACAGCAACTATCAATTATACAAGCTACAAGTAATTAA
- a CDS encoding exodeoxyribonuclease III — translation MKIVTYNVNGLRAAIKKDWLGWLKEVNADVVCLQEIKATPDQIPEIALLEQMGYEHYWYPAQKKGYSGTAIFTRITPKHVEYGCGHEDYDFEGRIIRADFDDLSIMSTYFPSGTTGGIRQDFKYRFLADFQDYSNQLLQERPNLIVCGDYNICHRAIDIHNPKSNANSSGFLPEEREWMENFINSGFIDSFRHLNADPHHYSWWSYRAGARSRNLGWRIDYNMVSSGLASRIDSAEILSQAVHSDHCPVVLNLK, via the coding sequence TTGAAAATAGTTACATATAACGTGAATGGTTTGCGTGCTGCCATTAAGAAAGATTGGTTAGGCTGGTTAAAAGAAGTCAATGCGGATGTTGTCTGCTTGCAAGAAATAAAAGCTACTCCCGATCAGATTCCTGAAATAGCACTATTAGAACAAATGGGCTATGAACATTATTGGTATCCCGCACAGAAGAAAGGATACAGTGGTACAGCCATTTTTACACGGATAACGCCGAAACATGTTGAGTATGGGTGTGGTCATGAGGATTATGATTTTGAAGGGCGAATAATTCGTGCAGATTTTGATGATTTATCTATCATGAGTACTTATTTTCCCTCTGGAACTACAGGTGGTATTCGTCAAGATTTTAAATATCGTTTTTTAGCTGATTTTCAAGATTACTCCAATCAGCTGCTACAAGAAAGACCTAATTTGATTGTATGCGGTGATTATAATATCTGTCATCGGGCTATTGATATCCACAATCCAAAATCAAATGCCAACTCTTCTGGGTTTTTACCTGAAGAAAGAGAATGGATGGAGAATTTCATTAATTCTGGCTTTATAGATTCTTTTCGTCATTTGAATGCCGATCCACATCATTATAGCTGGTGGAGTTATCGTGCGGGAGCGAGATCTCGGAATTTGGGATGGCGCATTGATTACAATATGGTATCATCAGGATTAGCGAGTAGAATTGATTCCGCAGAGATATTAAGCCAAGCAGTACATTCCGACCACTGTCCGGTTGTACTAAACTTGAAATAG